AACTCACAACGTTTTCGGCCGTAGTCTTGGTCCGGCAAGTAATAGCATACTTTTTTATTCTGTAGGGCTTTCAATAACCCTTTTACATCACGTTTACCGATCAGGAATTCGTTGGAACGCAATCGACCCTTAGTCATGAAATATTCCATTAAGGGATTATTATGAGGACGATAGAAGCCAATACCTTGTGTGTGTGTACCTAATACTCTTCCTAACATCTCTAAGTGCAACATATGAGGTACCAACAGCAAAACACCTTTGCCATTTTTATTCGCAGTCTCAAAATGTTCTAACCCTGAAATGGAGCCTACCGCTTTATTTACACGCCATTCTGGCCACCACCAAGCCATACCGGTTTCAAAGGTTGCAATACCCGTATTTTCCATGTTTTGTAATACCATGGCATTGCGTTGGTGCTCATCCATATCCGGAAAGCATAGCTTTAGATTAACTTCGGCAATTTTGCGACGTTTCTTTAAAAAGCGATGGACAAGCCGGCCAAGAAGTCGACCCAGCATAAACTGCACAGTTTGTGGTAACCAAGATAATGAGTATAAAACGATCACACCGAGCCAAGTTAACCAGAACTTAGGTGCTAAAAATTGCAGTTTAAATGTTGGATTATGAACCAAGTGGAATACTCTCGTACAACTATTAAAGAGCGTAGTTTATCGATAACGACTGTGATGCTCAAGTAGCGAGGGAGAATGTCGGGAAATATCAGACCAGCGAACTGCTGATCTGATATTGAGTGCATTTAAAGGGCAGCTTGAAGGCCTTTATTGATCGCTTCTAAATCTGCTCGGCTTAATTCGCCTGATGCTTGCTTTAACTGTAGAGTAGAAACAATGTATTCATAACGTAAGTTAGCTAAGTTTCGCTTTGCGCTATATAGGTTACGTGTGCTCACCAGTACATCTACAATTGTACGAGTACCTACTTCAAAACCAGCTTCAGTCGCTTGCAATGCACTTTCAGCAGAAACAACCGCTTGCTCAAGTGCGCGATAGGTCGCAACATTTGACATCACTTGATTGTATGACGTGATAACAGAGCGTGTTACGTTACGCATTGATGCTTCTAGATCTTCGCTAGCAGCAACATAAAGTGCTCGCGCTTGATCGGTTGCAGCGACGGTGCGGCCACCAGAGTAGATCGGGACATTCAAGTCTAAACGAATGTTGGTAGAATCTCCGCGCGGCGCCATTTCTCTGCCTGGGGAATTTTCAAGTGAATCTTGGTGAGTCGCAGTGAGAGAAAGTGTTGGATAGTGACCAGCCTGTGCCAAGTCAATCTGATCTTCAGCAATTTCTAAAGAGGCTTTTGCAACTTGCAGTGCTAAGTTTTTCTCTTTTGCAATATCTATAAAGCCATCTGATTT
This genomic window from Pseudoalteromonas luteoviolacea contains:
- the lpxL gene encoding LpxL/LpxP family Kdo(2)-lipid IV(A) lauroyl/palmitoleoyl acyltransferase — encoded protein: MVHNPTFKLQFLAPKFWLTWLGVIVLYSLSWLPQTVQFMLGRLLGRLVHRFLKKRRKIAEVNLKLCFPDMDEHQRNAMVLQNMENTGIATFETGMAWWWPEWRVNKAVGSISGLEHFETANKNGKGVLLLVPHMLHLEMLGRVLGTHTQGIGFYRPHNNPLMEYFMTKGRLRSNEFLIGKRDVKGLLKALQNKKVCYYLPDQDYGRKRCEFAPFFAVPDAATTTGTLLFASSKKCETLSLVGLRDKHGKYHLSIQPAMSEFPSDNENHDVTRVNKRMEAAIMEAPEQYMWLHRRFKTRPDEDAPSHYS